A portion of the Thermodesulfobacteriota bacterium genome contains these proteins:
- a CDS encoding DUF2784 domain-containing protein: MHGYNAPTREAGARPPQNPSELFGPHTEHTRSSPHAGGWYSARVPVVGREAVTNVAHVFRVLADAVLLAHFGVVVFLAGGLAAIVVGNRLSWRWVNRRWFRLSHLAAVGVVVAANCFGAACPLTTLESWLRRQASSTPYAEGFVQHWVERLLYYQGEPWVFAAAYAVFGFLVGCRRRAPGVASLGTARAKLEQKGASRSVRLLGDREGETRTERSVPFRPSQVPFRAFQGRSGVWARNQVETPARGRSCDRLLTRIRAPLAQGTPPASSPWPSLTAPSPLQPLLPPVQTP, from the coding sequence GTGCATGGCTACAATGCCCCCACACGCGAGGCAGGCGCAAGACCTCCGCAGAACCCGAGCGAGCTGTTCGGCCCCCACACGGAGCACACGAGAAGTTCCCCCCATGCCGGAGGATGGTATTCTGCCCGGGTCCCGGTAGTGGGGAGGGAAGCGGTGACGAACGTTGCACACGTGTTCCGGGTCCTTGCAGACGCGGTGCTTCTGGCGCACTTCGGCGTCGTCGTGTTCCTGGCGGGCGGTCTCGCGGCCATCGTGGTGGGAAACCGGCTCTCCTGGAGGTGGGTGAACCGCCGGTGGTTCCGCCTCTCCCACCTCGCAGCCGTTGGGGTGGTCGTCGCCGCAAACTGCTTCGGAGCCGCCTGCCCGCTGACCACCCTGGAGTCTTGGCTTCGCAGGCAGGCGAGCTCAACGCCCTACGCCGAGGGCTTCGTCCAGCACTGGGTCGAGCGCCTGCTCTACTACCAAGGGGAGCCCTGGGTCTTTGCCGCCGCGTACGCGGTGTTCGGGTTCCTGGTTGGGTGTCGGCGAAGGGCTCCTGGCGTCGCCTCCTTGGGGACCGCGAGGGCGAAACTCGAACAGAAAGGAGCGTCCCGTTCCGTCCGTCTCCTTGGGGACCGCGAGGGCGAAACTCGAACAGAAAGGAGCGTCCCGTTCCGTCCGTCCCAGGTGCCCTTCCGGGCGTTCCAAGGAAGGTCTGGCGTTTGGGCCAGAAACCAGGTAGAAACGCCCGCGAGGGGGCGCTCGTGCGATCGACTTCTCACCCGGATTCGAGCTCCACTGGCTCAGGGGACACCGCCTGCGTCCTCCCCGTGGCCGTCGCTCACGGCTCCTTCCCCGCTCCAGCCCCTCCTGCCCCCGGTACAAACCCCATAG
- the uvrA gene encoding excinuclease ABC subunit UvrA, with translation MSYDSIRIRGARQHNLKDLTLEIPRGKFVVITGLSGSGKSSLAFDTLYAEGQRRYVESLSAYARQFLEQMDKPDVDSIEGLSPAISIEQKTTSKNPRSTVGTVTEVYDYLRLLYARVGVPHCTSCGKPIASQTVTQMVDRALALPEGTRIEVLAPVVRGRKGEHRALLEELRKSGFLRLRVDGEMRELEEEIALDKNRNHTLEVVVDRLAVKPEIRSRLAEALEIALARAEGLAAVETRPRDSEEPERFLFSERFACPECGVSFPEMSPRAFSFNSPHGACPTCDGLGTRLAVDPARVVPDEGKSLAQGAVAPWAGKNGVFFQQTLRALQEHLGLDLQAPWRELPEPVRRAVLFGTGEAVDFAYESEKSSWRFRKPFEGVVPRLERLIRETGSEDRLEELSPYLEAKPCPACGGARLRPESRAVTVGGRAVHELTALPVECAYGFLRDLALGPREASIAERVLKEIRERLRFLLDVGLGYLTLDRAAATLSGGESQRIRLATQVGSRLTGVLYILDEPTIGLHPRDNRRLLGTLEGLRDLGNTVIVVEHDEETIRTADHVIDMGPGAGEHGGQVVAQGTPAEVEAHPASLTGAYLSGRRSVPVPAARRSPNGKILRVRGATGNNLREVDLELPLGLFTAITGVSGSGKSTLVVETLFPALAHALHGAHARPLPFGALEGLEYVDKVVDVDQSPIGRTPRSNPATYTGLFGPIRDLFARLPEAQVRGFGKGRFSFNVKGGRCEACQGDGVLKIEMHFLPDVYVTCEECAGRRYNRETLEVRYKGEAIADVLEMTVTRAREFFRNVGAIRTKLDTLEDVGLGYIRLGQSSTTLSGGEAQRVKLSKELARRATGRTLYILDEPTTGLHFEDVRKLLEVLHRLVDQGNTVVVIEHNLDVVKTADHVVDLGPEGGGGGGRIVAQGTPELVAACEASHTGAALRQVLSPRPDGGRRPRAATHL, from the coding sequence ATGTCCTACGACTCCATCCGCATCCGCGGCGCGCGGCAGCACAACCTGAAGGACCTGACCCTGGAGATCCCCCGGGGGAAGTTCGTGGTCATCACGGGGCTCTCGGGGTCGGGCAAATCGAGCCTGGCCTTCGACACCCTCTACGCCGAGGGCCAGCGCCGGTACGTGGAGAGCCTGTCGGCCTACGCCCGCCAGTTCCTCGAGCAGATGGACAAGCCCGACGTGGATTCCATCGAGGGGCTCTCCCCGGCCATCTCCATCGAGCAGAAGACCACGAGCAAGAACCCCCGCTCCACCGTGGGCACCGTCACCGAGGTGTACGACTACCTGCGGCTCCTCTACGCCCGGGTCGGCGTGCCCCACTGCACCTCGTGCGGCAAGCCCATCGCGAGCCAGACCGTGACCCAGATGGTGGACCGGGCGCTGGCGCTGCCCGAGGGGACCCGGATCGAGGTGCTCGCCCCGGTGGTGCGGGGCCGCAAGGGGGAGCACCGGGCGCTCCTGGAGGAGCTCCGCAAGTCCGGGTTCCTGCGCCTGCGGGTGGACGGGGAGATGCGGGAGCTCGAAGAGGAGATCGCCCTCGACAAGAACCGCAACCACACCCTGGAAGTGGTGGTGGACCGCCTGGCGGTCAAGCCCGAGATCCGCTCCCGCCTGGCCGAGGCCCTGGAGATCGCGCTGGCCCGGGCCGAGGGGCTGGCGGCCGTGGAGACGCGCCCCCGGGACTCGGAGGAGCCCGAGCGCTTCCTCTTCTCCGAGCGCTTCGCCTGCCCGGAGTGCGGGGTCTCGTTTCCCGAGATGAGCCCCCGGGCCTTTAGCTTCAACTCCCCCCACGGCGCCTGCCCCACGTGCGACGGCCTGGGCACCCGGCTCGCGGTCGACCCCGCCCGGGTCGTGCCCGACGAGGGCAAGTCCCTGGCCCAGGGCGCGGTGGCCCCCTGGGCGGGGAAGAACGGGGTCTTCTTCCAGCAGACGCTTCGCGCCCTCCAGGAGCACCTGGGACTCGACCTCCAGGCGCCCTGGCGGGAGCTGCCCGAGCCGGTGCGCCGGGCCGTCCTCTTCGGCACCGGGGAGGCGGTGGACTTCGCCTACGAGTCGGAGAAGTCGAGCTGGCGCTTCCGCAAGCCCTTCGAGGGGGTCGTGCCCCGGCTGGAGCGCCTGATCCGGGAGACCGGGAGCGAGGACCGCCTGGAGGAGCTCTCCCCCTACCTGGAGGCCAAGCCCTGCCCCGCCTGCGGGGGCGCGCGGCTGCGGCCCGAGAGCCGGGCCGTGACCGTGGGGGGCCGGGCCGTCCACGAGCTCACGGCGCTCCCGGTGGAGTGCGCCTACGGCTTCCTCCGGGACCTCGCCCTCGGACCCCGGGAGGCGTCCATCGCCGAGCGGGTGCTCAAGGAGATCCGGGAGCGCCTGCGCTTCCTGCTGGATGTGGGCCTGGGGTACCTCACCCTGGACCGCGCCGCCGCCACCCTCTCCGGCGGGGAGAGCCAGCGCATCCGGCTCGCCACCCAGGTGGGGTCGCGCCTCACCGGCGTCCTCTACATCCTCGACGAGCCCACCATCGGGCTGCACCCCCGGGACAACCGCCGGCTGCTGGGCACCCTGGAGGGGCTGCGGGATCTGGGAAACACCGTGATCGTCGTCGAGCACGACGAGGAGACGATTCGGACCGCCGACCACGTGATCGACATGGGCCCCGGGGCGGGCGAGCACGGCGGGCAGGTGGTGGCCCAGGGCACCCCGGCGGAGGTCGAGGCCCACCCGGCGAGCCTCACGGGCGCCTACCTCTCGGGCCGGCGCTCGGTGCCCGTCCCGGCCGCGCGCCGGAGCCCCAACGGCAAGATACTGCGGGTGCGGGGCGCCACCGGGAACAACCTCCGGGAGGTGGATCTGGAGCTCCCCCTCGGGCTCTTCACCGCCATCACCGGGGTCTCGGGCTCGGGGAAGTCCACTCTGGTGGTGGAGACCCTCTTCCCGGCGCTCGCCCACGCCCTCCACGGCGCCCACGCCCGGCCCCTGCCCTTCGGCGCCCTGGAGGGCCTGGAGTACGTGGACAAGGTGGTGGACGTGGACCAGTCCCCCATCGGGCGCACGCCCCGCTCGAACCCGGCCACCTACACCGGGCTCTTCGGGCCCATCCGGGACCTCTTCGCTCGGCTGCCCGAGGCCCAGGTGCGGGGCTTCGGCAAGGGCCGCTTCTCCTTCAACGTGAAGGGCGGCCGGTGCGAGGCCTGCCAGGGCGACGGGGTGCTCAAGATCGAGATGCACTTCCTCCCCGACGTGTACGTCACCTGCGAGGAGTGCGCCGGCCGCCGGTACAACCGGGAGACCCTGGAGGTGCGCTACAAGGGGGAGGCCATCGCCGACGTGCTGGAGATGACCGTGACCCGGGCCCGGGAGTTCTTCCGCAACGTGGGCGCCATCCGCACCAAGCTCGACACCCTGGAGGACGTGGGGCTCGGGTACATCCGCCTGGGCCAGTCCTCCACCACGCTGTCCGGCGGTGAGGCCCAGCGGGTCAAGCTCTCCAAGGAACTCGCCCGCCGCGCCACCGGCCGCACCCTCTACATCCTCGACGAGCCCACCACGGGCCTGCACTTCGAGGACGTGCGAAAGCTCCTGGAGGTGCTCCACCGCCTGGTGGACCAGGGCAACACCGTGGTCGTCATCGAGCACAACCTCGACGTGGTCAAGACCGCCGACCACGTGGTGGACCTGGGCCCCGAGGGGGGCGGGGGGGGCGGCCGCATCGTCGCCCAGGGCACCCCGGAGCTCGTGGCCGCGTGCGAGGCCTCCCACACGGGGGCGGCCCTGCGCCAGGTCCTCTCCCCCCGCCCCGACGGCGGCCGCAGGCCAAGGGCCGCAACACACCTCTGA
- a CDS encoding DMT family transporter produces the protein MLYLKLVLTAVFWGGTFVAGRVVSQELAPFSAALLRFLVAGVVLVPFLWASGRGLPRLTRRQALSVCLLGLTGVFAYNAFFFAGLKTVPASRASLIIANNPAFIALFSSLLLGERLRTVQVAGIALSVAGAVAVISRGDPVALLAGGLHGGELYILGCVASWVAYSLVGKVALVDLPPLAAVTYACLIGAGFLAVPAALEGVHRAALHLSPGAWAGLLYLGGLGTAAGFIWYYQGIQAVGPSRAGVFINFVPVSGVLLACLILGETLDASLWVGGTLVAGGVILANRR, from the coding sequence GTGCTCTACCTCAAGCTCGTGCTTACCGCGGTGTTCTGGGGCGGCACCTTCGTCGCCGGGCGGGTGGTCTCCCAGGAGCTCGCGCCATTTTCCGCCGCGCTCCTGCGCTTCCTCGTGGCGGGCGTGGTCCTGGTTCCGTTCCTGTGGGCGAGCGGACGAGGCCTGCCCCGCCTGACCCGGCGGCAGGCCTTGTCCGTGTGCCTCCTGGGGCTCACCGGGGTCTTCGCATACAACGCCTTCTTCTTCGCCGGCCTCAAGACCGTGCCGGCGAGCCGGGCCTCGCTCATCATCGCCAACAACCCGGCCTTCATCGCCCTCTTCTCCTCCCTGCTCCTTGGCGAGCGGCTGCGAACCGTCCAAGTGGCCGGCATCGCCCTCTCGGTGGCCGGTGCGGTCGCGGTCATCTCCCGGGGCGACCCCGTGGCCCTCCTGGCCGGTGGGCTGCACGGCGGCGAGCTCTACATCCTGGGCTGCGTGGCGAGCTGGGTGGCCTACTCCCTGGTGGGCAAGGTCGCCCTGGTCGACCTGCCGCCGCTGGCGGCGGTCACGTACGCCTGCCTGATCGGTGCCGGCTTCCTGGCGGTTCCTGCCGCACTGGAGGGGGTGCACCGCGCGGCCCTGCACCTTTCCCCAGGGGCCTGGGCGGGCCTGCTGTACCTGGGCGGGCTGGGGACCGCGGCGGGATTCATCTGGTATTACCAGGGGATTCAGGCCGTGGGCCCGTCCCGGGCCGGGGTGTTCATCAACTTCGTCCCGGTGAGCGGCGTGCTTCTGGCCTGCTTGATTCTCGGCGAGACCCTGGACGCCTCTCTCTGGGTCGGCGGCACCCTGGTAGCGGGCGGCGTGATCCTCGCCAACCGGCGCTGA
- a CDS encoding AbrB/MazE/SpoVT family DNA-binding domain-containing protein, translating into MLTSRLSAKGQVTIPKEVRDELDLDPGDVVGYEVRDGLVILRRVQPFDRAFHRALSETLDEWATPEDEEAFRDL; encoded by the coding sequence ATGCTGACGAGTCGCCTCTCGGCCAAGGGCCAGGTAACGATCCCCAAGGAAGTTCGCGACGAGTTGGACCTCGATCCGGGCGACGTCGTCGGGTACGAAGTTCGGGATGGACTCGTGATCCTGCGACGGGTGCAGCCCTTCGACAGGGCCTTTCACCGTGCCCTGTCCGAGACTCTTGACGAGTGGGCCACGCCGGAAGACGAAGAGGCGTTTCGTGACCTGTGA
- a CDS encoding XTP/dITP diphosphatase — MTTLLFATRNPGKLRELRGLLAPEGIEVRGLDQVPGAPEVEEDGATFRENAWKKARALAGFAGLPALADDSGLAVEALGGRPGVRSARYAGPGAADADNNRRLLEELRGVPPEGRRAAFVCAMALAVPGNARAEAEAQGRLEGRLLEAPRGTGGFGYDPLFLVEEAGLTLAEMELPAKNRLSHRARALAALLPRLRELARG; from the coding sequence CTCCTCTTCGCGACCCGAAACCCGGGGAAGCTCCGGGAGCTCCGGGGCCTTCTCGCCCCCGAGGGGATCGAGGTCCGGGGCCTCGACCAGGTGCCCGGGGCGCCCGAGGTGGAGGAGGACGGGGCCACCTTCCGGGAGAACGCGTGGAAGAAGGCCCGGGCGCTCGCCGGCTTTGCGGGGCTCCCCGCCCTCGCCGACGACTCGGGGCTCGCGGTGGAGGCCCTGGGGGGCCGCCCCGGGGTGCGCTCCGCCCGCTACGCCGGCCCCGGCGCGGCGGACGCCGACAACAACCGAAGGCTCCTCGAAGAGCTCCGGGGTGTGCCGCCCGAGGGCCGCCGGGCCGCCTTCGTGTGCGCCATGGCGCTGGCGGTGCCGGGGAACGCCCGGGCGGAGGCCGAGGCGCAGGGGCGGCTCGAAGGGCGCCTCCTGGAGGCCCCCCGGGGCACGGGAGGCTTCGGGTACGATCCCCTCTTCCTGGTGGAAGAGGCCGGCCTCACCCTGGCCGAGATGGAGCTTCCCGCGAAGAACCGCCTGAGCCACCGGGCCCGGGCCCTGGCGGCCCTCCTGCCCCGGCTGCGGGAGCTCGCCCGGGGGTAG
- a CDS encoding type II toxin-antitoxin system VapC family toxin: MTRVFVDTNLFLRYLTNDDPTKADRVEQLLNQAAAGEVRRVTAEMVLAETVWVLESSYGLGRVQVAPLVRGILATPGLEVVNGSLVARALDHYETLNIDFVDGYIAAVMEKQGIDELYSFDKKHASRLKGVRRREP; encoded by the coding sequence GTGACCCGGGTGTTCGTCGACACGAATCTCTTCCTGCGCTACCTGACGAACGACGACCCGACCAAGGCGGACCGGGTCGAGCAGCTCCTGAACCAGGCAGCGGCCGGAGAGGTCAGGCGGGTCACGGCGGAGATGGTGTTGGCCGAGACAGTCTGGGTTCTGGAGTCGAGTTACGGACTCGGGCGCGTCCAGGTCGCTCCCCTTGTGCGGGGCATTCTGGCGACTCCCGGCTTGGAGGTGGTCAACGGGAGCCTCGTCGCCCGGGCCCTGGACCACTACGAGACCCTGAACATCGACTTCGTCGACGGCTACATCGCCGCGGTCATGGAGAAGCAGGGCATCGACGAGCTCTACTCCTTCGACAAGAAGCACGCGTCAAGGCTCAAGGGGGTCCGGCGGCGAGAGCCCTGA
- a CDS encoding type II toxin-antitoxin system PemK/MazF family toxin: MTCDPWDMVVVPFPFSEKPGAKRRPALVLSARAFNDAGHTVFAMVTSKGHSPWPGDTGIGDLVAAGLRVPCLVRMKLFTLDNRLILKRMGTLAAKDAKAVADALRATLPA; the protein is encoded by the coding sequence GTGACCTGTGACCCATGGGACATGGTCGTCGTACCCTTTCCTTTCTCGGAGAAACCGGGGGCCAAGCGCCGGCCGGCGCTCGTGTTGAGCGCTCGAGCCTTTAACGACGCCGGCCACACAGTCTTCGCCATGGTTACGTCCAAAGGGCACAGCCCCTGGCCCGGCGACACCGGCATCGGCGATCTTGTCGCGGCCGGTCTCCGCGTGCCATGTCTCGTGCGCATGAAGCTCTTCACCCTCGATAACCGCTTGATTCTGAAACGGATGGGAACCCTCGCGGCAAAGGATGCGAAGGCGGTGGCGGACGCCTTGCGCGCGACGCTGCCAGCGTGA
- a CDS encoding four helix bundle suffix domain-containing protein, which yields MLSYQKSEVVYEITYRFCHRFLSRGDRTFDQMVQAARSGKQNIVEGSKAGTTSREMEIKLTNVARASLEELLEDYRDYLRVRDLPLWDKESREALYVRRLGAAAPLTFGVFRKFVETRPAAVVANIAICLIHQTNFLLDRQIQALGEGFLRQGGLRERMTRARLKARRQQRESRSEPADAP from the coding sequence CTGCTCTCCTACCAGAAGTCCGAGGTGGTCTACGAGATCACCTACCGCTTCTGCCATCGGTTTCTCTCCAGGGGCGACCGTACTTTCGACCAGATGGTGCAGGCCGCCCGCTCCGGCAAGCAAAACATCGTCGAGGGGAGCAAAGCGGGGACGACTTCCCGGGAGATGGAGATCAAGCTGACGAATGTGGCCCGAGCCAGCCTGGAGGAACTCCTGGAGGACTACCGCGACTACCTGCGAGTGCGGGACCTTCCCCTCTGGGACAAGGAGAGCCGGGAGGCCCTGTACGTGCGCCGGCTGGGCGCGGCGGCCCCGCTCACCTTCGGGGTCTTCCGGAAGTTCGTGGAGACCCGCCCCGCCGCGGTGGTGGCCAACATCGCCATCTGCCTGATCCACCAGACCAACTTCCTCCTGGACCGGCAGATCCAGGCCCTCGGGGAGGGATTTCTGCGGCAGGGCGGGCTGCGGGAGCGGATGACCCGGGCCCGCCTGAAGGCGCGACGGCAACAGCGGGAGAGCCGAAGTGAGCCGGCCGATGCCCCTTGA